The following coding sequences lie in one Chelonia mydas isolate rCheMyd1 chromosome 6, rCheMyd1.pri.v2, whole genome shotgun sequence genomic window:
- the PPP1R14D gene encoding protein phosphatase 1 regulatory subunit 14D isoform X2, giving the protein MASKSRDLPRVTFEAPEKPGEESSHKKLGKLTVKYNRKDLQRWLDLEEWIDAQLQELYQYQLQEEEDTATPEPEIDIEDLLEVSNEEQKSKLQEILHECSRPTEDFITELLSRLQGLRKIPQRK; this is encoded by the exons ATGGCCAGTAAGTCCAGAGATTTGCCTCGAGTAACCTTCGAGGCTCCAGAGAAGCCTGGGGAGGAATCATCCCACAAGAAACTGGGCAAGCTAACGGTTAAGTACAACCGCAAAGACCTTCAACGCTGGCTAGACCTGGAGGAATGGATTGATGCCCAGTTGCAGGAGCTGTACCAATACCAG ctgcaggaggaagaagACACAGCAACCCCTGAACCAGAAATTGACATTGAAGATCTTCTAGAGGTCTCCAACGAGGAACAGAAATCAAAACTACAG GAAATTCTTCATGAGTGTTCCAGACCTACAGAG GACTTCATTACGGAACTGCTCAGTCGACTGCAAGGTCTCAGGAAAATCCCTCAAAGGAAATGA
- the PPP1R14D gene encoding protein phosphatase 1 regulatory subunit 14D isoform X1 — protein sequence MASKSRDLPRVTFEAPEKPGEESSHKKLGKLTVKYNRKDLQRWLDLEEWIDAQLQELYQYQLQEEEDTATPEPEIDIEDLLEVSNEEQKSKLQEILHECSRPTEVSEASSVSIQSQSHTVLWQFGLAPPD from the exons ATGGCCAGTAAGTCCAGAGATTTGCCTCGAGTAACCTTCGAGGCTCCAGAGAAGCCTGGGGAGGAATCATCCCACAAGAAACTGGGCAAGCTAACGGTTAAGTACAACCGCAAAGACCTTCAACGCTGGCTAGACCTGGAGGAATGGATTGATGCCCAGTTGCAGGAGCTGTACCAATACCAG ctgcaggaggaagaagACACAGCAACCCCTGAACCAGAAATTGACATTGAAGATCTTCTAGAGGTCTCCAACGAGGAACAGAAATCAAAACTACAG GAAATTCTTCATGAGTGTTCCAGACCTACAGAGGTGAGTGAAGCATCGTCAGTGAGCATTCAGTCTCAGTCTCATACTGTTCTGTGGCAATTTGGCTTGGCTCCACCTGATTAA